One window of Quercus robur chromosome 5, dhQueRobu3.1, whole genome shotgun sequence genomic DNA carries:
- the LOC126727960 gene encoding uncharacterized protein LOC126727960: MSCLAWNCRGLGNLRTGRELVELTRAKDPSVVFVAETLTDDARLEIVQRSMDYDHRWVVPREGRGGGLALFWKSSINLSVVGSCKYYIDAIVDGGSKNEWRLTGFYGEPDTVRRSEAWDKLRYLNSQSEVPWLCFGDFNEIIKQDEKVGGALRPHNQMQLFREVLDECGFMDLGYVGPKFTWARHYDNGNSIWERLNRGLATNNWFLKFPGTRVHNLRCDSSDHNPILIVFSGLDPPKRKKVFRFEETWLSNPGCSEIVEAVWNRCDNESLEGIVGRVEKCGRDLGWWEKNVFGNVRRELEKLKKLLPKAEEEAILRGDNTRIRELRKEIEEWRDKEATMWAQRSRVLWARQGDKNSRYFHSCATKRYRKNLIEGMRDEEGAWKTNPEEFTEILVSYYHSLFNSTGQLDSSQVWECVPRVITDEMNALLCKKFEVHEVEVALNQMAPLKAPGPDGMPPLFYQHFWGTVNHDVTASILMWLNSGQQWRSVAKYWRF, from the coding sequence ATGAGTTGCCTAGCctggaactgtcgtgggcttgggaacctacgTACAGGGAGAGAGCTTGTGGAGTTGACacgggcaaaagatccctctgtAGTGTTTGTGGCTGAGACACTTACAGATGATGCAAGGCTGGAGATTGTACAAAGAAGCATGGATTATGATCATAGATGGGTGGTTCCACGGGAGGGTAGAGGTGGTGGCTTGGCTTTGTTTTGGAAGTCGTCAATAAATCTGTCAGTAGTGGGGTCGTGCAAATATTATATTGATGCTATCGTAGATGGGGGTTCCAAAAATGAATGGAGGCTAACCGGATTCTATGGTGAGCCTGATACAGTAAGAAGATCAGAGGCATGGGATAAGCTCAGGTATCTCAATTCTCAATCTGAAGTACCTTGGTTATgctttggggattttaatgagataATTAAACAAGATGAAAAGGTGGGAGGAGCTCTAAGACCCCATAATCAAATGCAGTTGTTTAGAGAAGTGTTAGACGAATGTGGGTTTATGGATTTGGGGTATGTGGGACCAAAATTCACATGGGCTAGACATTATGATAATGGTAACTCAATATGGGAGAGACTAAACCGGGGTTTGGCCACTAATAATTGGTTTCTAAAATTTCCTGGTACAAGGGTTCACAATTTAAGGTGTGATTCTTCGGATCACAACCCAATCCTCATCGTGTTCTCAGGATTGGATCCTCCTAAAAGGAAGAAAGTGTTTAGGTTTGAAGAAACGTGGTTGTCAAATCCGGGGTGTTCTGAAATTGTTGAAGCAGTGTGGAATAGGTGTGATAATGAATCTTTGGAAGGGATTGTAGGTAGAGTTGAAAAATGTGGAAGGGATTTGGGTTGGTGGGAGAAGAATGTGTTTGGGAATGTAAGAAGGGAGttggaaaaattgaaaaaacttctACCCAAGGCTGAGGAGGAGGCAATTCTTAGGGGTGACAATACTAGAATTAGAGAACTAAGAAAGGAAATTGAAGAATGGCGGGATAAGGAGGCGACAATGTGGGCACAAAGATCAAGAGTTTTATGGGCAAGACAGGGGGATAAAAATTCAAGGTACTTTCATAGTTGTGCTACAAAAAGGTACCGAAAAAATTTGATTGAAGGTATGAGAGATGAAGAAGGTGCATGGAAGACCAACCCGGAAGAATTTACAGAAATTCTTGTAAGCTACTACCATTCACTTTTCAACTCCACGGGTCAGTTGGATTCTTCACAGGTATGGGAGTGTGTACCTAGGGTGATTACTGATGAGATGAATGCCCTATTATGCAAGAAATTTGAAGTACATGAAGTAGAAGTGGCTTTGAATCAAATGGCTCCCCTCAAAGCCCCTGGTCCAGACGGAATGCCACCTCTTTTCTACCAACACTTTTGGGGAACCGTTAATCATGATGTTACTGCCTCCATCCTCATGTGGCTAAATTCAGGGCAACAATGGAGGAGTGTGGCAAAGTATTGGAGATTTTAA